From a region of the Paraburkholderia hospita genome:
- a CDS encoding tetratricopeptide repeat protein, translating into MKLALQRAEVSSSAERKQSLAWFLQAALLAILFLFVDACVLKFIFPGYLDPFWPHHSDYYLPAAIAYSPASIWDLLTYPRPVGQIFFWVIGHLRTRGAMVAVLCVVAANFALLLMVVKRVFRISFDFRLILSATLFAFLLAVHPYQYQFSTWDAFTQLSLLLLLLSLFSMIGAIPWWVSGLLVLLAFLAKETFIVSAGFLAFVWWVSNRCRLRYVRPMVIIGIAGVLAILAEHFASSPFTSGGQVGGPYQIVVSVESISHEWMRYAAEGMNALSLAVVLLTAIALGVFRGIKSNELLWAVALPVAGTLAWLPNSLLPYHHFEAYSFSGAYLIYLPVTFLALLLAGWLRIACAFVIAAVATGSPLFSAKAFADQNWIVMNQARQKLFLRTFGGLIKTLPATGKTVLVSGMSFPYSMFSYRYAVRSISMPTGTHFVVVQYDNKPVESITKKLNGAQDKVVRFISPSEVDKQTFDEAWLFRDDGGLVVRMRNLSTRPHWSEGGITDLDVLKYPLLADSFGPPHQKRANSESGPDGYAYLSCGVHMIDYNNLVLAGTCLEKAVSMLPDNPYSSYWLGVAFEKQGKLNLAREAYQNAIRVQANSPNPAFQQALDRLH; encoded by the coding sequence ATGAAATTGGCGTTGCAGCGAGCAGAGGTGAGTAGTAGCGCCGAGCGTAAGCAATCATTGGCGTGGTTTCTCCAAGCTGCTTTGTTAGCCATCCTGTTTCTTTTCGTAGACGCTTGCGTTCTCAAGTTTATTTTTCCTGGATATCTCGATCCATTTTGGCCGCATCACTCTGATTATTACCTCCCTGCGGCGATTGCCTATTCGCCGGCTAGTATTTGGGACTTGTTGACTTATCCGCGTCCCGTCGGTCAGATATTTTTTTGGGTGATCGGGCACTTGAGGACGCGCGGCGCCATGGTCGCCGTCCTTTGTGTAGTGGCGGCGAACTTCGCTCTGCTGCTCATGGTGGTAAAGCGCGTCTTTCGAATCTCGTTTGATTTCAGACTGATTCTGAGTGCGACACTTTTCGCATTTCTGCTGGCCGTACATCCCTATCAGTATCAGTTCTCCACTTGGGACGCATTTACTCAGCTCTCGCTTCTGCTTCTGCTGCTCAGTTTGTTTTCGATGATAGGGGCGATACCTTGGTGGGTTTCCGGTCTACTCGTTTTGTTAGCCTTTCTTGCGAAAGAGACGTTCATCGTCTCGGCGGGATTTCTAGCGTTTGTCTGGTGGGTCTCGAACAGGTGTAGGTTGAGATACGTCCGGCCCATGGTGATTATTGGTATTGCAGGAGTATTGGCGATTCTCGCTGAACATTTTGCATCCTCTCCGTTCACTAGTGGCGGTCAGGTTGGCGGGCCTTATCAGATTGTGGTGAGTGTCGAGTCGATTTCGCATGAATGGATGCGATACGCGGCAGAAGGGATGAACGCGTTGAGTCTTGCTGTTGTCCTGTTGACCGCGATTGCTTTGGGCGTTTTTCGCGGAATCAAGAGCAACGAACTATTGTGGGCCGTTGCGCTGCCGGTCGCGGGGACGCTCGCGTGGTTGCCAAACTCGTTGCTTCCGTACCACCACTTCGAAGCGTATTCCTTCAGCGGTGCTTATCTAATCTATCTCCCCGTCACATTTCTGGCGCTATTGCTGGCGGGGTGGCTGCGGATTGCGTGTGCGTTCGTCATTGCTGCTGTGGCGACCGGCAGCCCTTTGTTTTCGGCAAAGGCATTTGCAGACCAGAATTGGATTGTGATGAACCAAGCCCGTCAAAAATTGTTTCTCCGTACGTTTGGTGGCCTCATTAAGACGCTGCCAGCGACTGGGAAAACGGTCTTGGTGTCGGGCATGAGTTTTCCCTACTCGATGTTTTCCTATCGATACGCCGTGCGTTCTATAAGCATGCCGACAGGTACTCATTTTGTTGTGGTGCAATATGACAACAAACCTGTCGAATCCATCACGAAGAAGCTGAATGGAGCCCAAGATAAGGTCGTGAGATTCATCAGCCCAAGTGAAGTCGACAAGCAAACATTCGACGAAGCATGGCTCTTCCGCGACGATGGTGGTCTTGTCGTCAGGATGAGGAATCTCTCAACGCGTCCCCACTGGAGCGAGGGCGGTATTACGGACCTAGACGTTCTCAAGTATCCGCTGCTTGCGGACTCGTTTGGTCCACCGCATCAAAAGCGAGCAAATTCCGAGAGCGGGCCAGACGGATACGCCTATTTGTCGTGCGGCGTTCATATGATCGACTACAACAATCTGGTGCTAGCCGGGACTTGTCTGGAAAAGGCGGTCTCTATGCTGCCCGATAATCCTTATAGCTCGTATTGGCTTGGCGTTGCGTTCGAAAAGCAGGGAAAATTGAATTTGGCTCGCGAAGCCTACCAAAATGCTATCAGGGTACAGGCGAACTCGCCAAATCCTGCCTTCCAGCAGGCATTGGATCGATTGCACTAA
- a CDS encoding glycosyltransferase family 2 protein, which produces MKHITVVTPCYNEEENVEGIHEEVRRIFASIPTVTYDHLFIDNCSTDSTVSKLRAIAANDESVSVIVNARNFGHIRSPMHGLLQARGDAVILLVADFQDPPELIVTFVEKWLAGAPIVVGVKPEAKESAVFFALRRAYYRMVTRIANVRLIQNFTGFGLYDRKVIEILRKIDDPYPYFRGLICEIGFEVVQIPYVQPRRKRGISKNNFYTLFDIAMLGITSHSKVPLRLATIAGFAMGTLSLLVSIAYLILKLLFWNKFTFGSAPLLIGLFFFASVQLFFTGLLGEYVGAILTYVMKRPLVIERERIGGVIPAAEERDVPQWERQGEAN; this is translated from the coding sequence ATGAAACATATTACGGTTGTCACGCCCTGCTATAACGAAGAAGAAAATGTCGAGGGCATTCACGAAGAGGTGCGTCGGATATTCGCGTCTATTCCGACCGTCACGTATGACCACCTTTTCATTGACAACTGCTCGACCGATTCGACGGTCAGCAAGTTGCGTGCGATAGCCGCGAACGACGAGTCGGTGAGCGTCATCGTTAATGCGCGCAACTTCGGCCATATCCGTTCGCCGATGCATGGCCTTCTCCAGGCTCGTGGCGACGCGGTGATCTTGCTGGTCGCTGACTTCCAGGATCCGCCCGAACTGATCGTTACTTTCGTTGAAAAATGGCTGGCAGGGGCGCCGATTGTCGTCGGTGTCAAACCGGAGGCGAAAGAGTCCGCCGTGTTCTTCGCGTTGCGTCGCGCGTACTACAGAATGGTCACGCGTATTGCCAACGTCCGACTTATTCAAAACTTTACAGGTTTTGGGCTTTATGATCGCAAGGTGATCGAGATTCTGCGCAAGATCGATGATCCTTATCCGTATTTCCGAGGACTGATCTGCGAAATCGGGTTTGAGGTGGTGCAGATTCCCTATGTCCAACCTCGGCGCAAACGGGGCATTTCGAAGAATAATTTCTACACGCTCTTCGATATCGCGATGCTGGGCATCACGTCGCACTCCAAGGTGCCGTTGCGGCTCGCGACGATCGCAGGGTTCGCGATGGGGACGCTCAGCCTGCTGGTGTCGATTGCGTATCTCATTCTGAAATTGCTGTTCTGGAACAAGTTCACTTTCGGTAGTGCACCATTGCTGATTGGTTTGTTCTTTTTCGCGTCCGTGCAGTTGTTCTTTACTGGCTTGCTGGGCGAATACGTCGGTGCAATCCTCACGTACGTGATGAAGCGGCCGCTCGTGATCGAGCGGGAGCGGATCGGGGGCGTTATCCCAGCCGCTGAAGAACGCGACGTGCCGCAATGGGAGAGACAGGGCGAAGCGAACTAG
- a CDS encoding GtrA family protein produces the protein MALPDANRRAVNARQVTLAMRLLNPIIGLVLRHMQLIRFLIVGGINTLFGYSVFFVLTWMGLHYPLAIALATIAGVTFNFQSVGRLVFGGAPRSRFWRFVGVYCLIYLLNLGGVRALLEIGANVYVANAIVLLPLSLLAFLLNRRLVFSNL, from the coding sequence ATGGCGCTACCTGACGCGAACCGTCGAGCCGTCAATGCCCGCCAGGTGACGTTAGCGATGCGGCTCCTCAACCCGATAATCGGACTTGTGCTTCGGCACATGCAACTGATCCGCTTTCTGATTGTCGGCGGTATCAATACGCTGTTTGGTTATTCGGTCTTCTTCGTTCTGACGTGGATGGGCCTGCATTATCCGCTGGCTATCGCCTTGGCCACGATTGCTGGCGTCACCTTCAATTTCCAGAGTGTCGGCAGGCTGGTTTTTGGAGGTGCACCTCGCTCGCGATTCTGGCGCTTTGTTGGAGTGTACTGTCTGATCTACCTGCTGAATCTGGGTGGCGTACGGGCGTTGCTGGAGATCGGCGCCAACGTTTACGTCGCCAATGCGATTGTGTTGTTGCCACTGAGTTTGTTGGCGTTCCTATTGAATCGCCGTTTGGTATTTTCTAACTTATGA
- a CDS encoding transketolase family protein, with the protein MRAAFSDALVALAQRDPKVLLLTGDHGYALFDPFIRGCPDQYLNCGIAEQNMVGVAAGLARAGYRPFVYGLSAFVPIRVLEQIKIDICYENLPVTLVGDGAGLVYAQLGTSHQSTEDIAVLRAVPGISIYSPADRFELTACMNRAYEERLPAYLRMGKADLGDVHPSLADAGSAVELLRVGTQRAPYLFLGTGSGVKLAEQVAKIVGNADVVSCPRLKPFPTESLLALARERAGIVTFEEHAIDGGLGSIVAERLLGSYGGRFLRIGIDDRFSTECGNYAFLMKWHGLTPEAVADRVKKVLDGAT; encoded by the coding sequence ATGAGAGCAGCTTTTTCAGACGCACTCGTTGCGCTTGCACAGCGTGATCCGAAGGTTCTGTTGTTGACGGGAGACCATGGCTACGCGCTATTCGATCCCTTTATCAGGGGATGTCCGGATCAGTATTTGAACTGCGGTATTGCCGAGCAGAACATGGTTGGTGTGGCTGCGGGTCTTGCAAGGGCAGGCTATCGTCCATTTGTCTATGGACTCAGTGCGTTCGTACCGATTCGGGTATTAGAGCAGATCAAGATCGATATCTGCTACGAGAATCTGCCTGTTACCCTGGTAGGTGACGGTGCGGGGCTCGTATATGCACAACTCGGAACCAGCCATCAGTCGACAGAAGACATCGCCGTGCTTAGAGCGGTGCCGGGTATCAGCATTTACTCACCAGCGGATCGGTTCGAACTCACGGCATGCATGAACAGGGCTTACGAAGAGCGGTTGCCCGCGTACTTGCGCATGGGCAAAGCCGATCTTGGTGATGTTCACCCGTCGCTCGCCGACGCAGGTTCTGCCGTCGAACTCTTGCGCGTCGGGACGCAGCGAGCGCCATATCTATTTCTCGGCACAGGTTCAGGTGTCAAACTTGCCGAGCAGGTAGCGAAAATTGTCGGCAACGCCGACGTCGTATCGTGTCCGCGCCTGAAGCCATTTCCCACCGAGTCCCTTCTCGCGCTGGCGCGCGAACGCGCGGGTATTGTGACTTTCGAAGAACACGCAATCGACGGCGGCCTGGGTAGCATCGTCGCTGAGCGTTTGCTCGGATCATACGGCGGCCGCTTTCTGCGCATAGGTATCGATGACCGGTTTAGCACCGAATGTGGCAATTACGCGTTCCTGATGAAATGGCACGGGTTGACGCCGGAGGCCGTTGCGGATCGCGTGAAGAAGGTTCTTGATGGCGCTACCTGA
- a CDS encoding transketolase, which yields MKQFDPIRIRKTILQMAYSGSTVHIGCAFSIVELLAVLYRNHLHLDRNNPDWPARDYMVLSKGHGVMAQYACLNELGWISDDELACYFGNGTRLKGLADVHVPGVEVTSGTLGHGLSVGVGLALAAKRNRTDQLCYALVGDGELNEGTIWEAALFARQFKLDNLIVIIDVNGFQAMGRTDEVMALDDISAKFDAFGFETISIDGHDEEAIDAAYNQFRHAKNGKPKAIVARTIKGKGVSFMENDNVWHYTRLNAETFALATSELKGKE from the coding sequence ATGAAGCAATTTGATCCCATCCGCATCCGCAAGACCATCCTCCAGATGGCGTACAGCGGCTCTACAGTTCACATCGGTTGTGCGTTCTCGATCGTCGAACTTCTCGCCGTGCTCTATCGGAATCACCTGCACCTTGATCGCAATAACCCGGACTGGCCGGCGCGCGATTACATGGTGTTGAGCAAGGGGCACGGCGTGATGGCGCAGTACGCCTGTCTCAACGAACTCGGGTGGATCTCAGATGACGAGCTTGCGTGCTATTTTGGAAATGGCACGCGTCTCAAAGGTCTCGCGGATGTGCACGTCCCCGGTGTCGAAGTCACGTCAGGCACCTTGGGGCATGGTTTATCAGTGGGCGTTGGTCTTGCCCTGGCCGCCAAACGGAATCGCACCGACCAACTCTGCTACGCGCTCGTCGGCGACGGCGAACTGAATGAAGGCACGATTTGGGAGGCGGCGCTATTCGCGCGTCAGTTCAAGCTTGATAACCTGATCGTGATCATCGATGTCAACGGCTTCCAGGCAATGGGCCGTACGGATGAAGTCATGGCACTGGACGATATCAGCGCCAAGTTCGACGCTTTCGGGTTCGAGACGATATCGATCGATGGTCACGATGAAGAAGCGATCGACGCTGCCTATAACCAGTTTCGCCACGCGAAGAACGGCAAACCTAAGGCCATCGTTGCACGCACCATAAAGGGCAAAGGCGTGTCCTTTATGGAAAACGACAACGTGTGGCACTACACCCGGCTCAACGCCGAGACATTCGCTTTGGCGACTTCCGAACTAAAAGGCAAGGAATGA
- a CDS encoding NAD-dependent epimerase/dehydratase family protein — MRPAFPQEDLDRIVAETGDLWHDLRGSRWFITGGTGFIGSWLLESIHHANLSVGANIEAVVLSRSVQKAVDAAPHLFTSGDISFVEGDVTSFDMNVGALDVCIHAATDVADPVRAADYARIFDVGVTGTRRVLDTAQKNSASRFLLTSSGAVYGPQPADLERIPESYNGAPDPLDYRTAYGQGKRASEWLAASYSERYAMNVSIARIFALIGPGLPLDGPFAAGNFIRDACRGTRIQVRDGRPFRSYLYAADACIWLLRIMQDGANQGAYNVGAERAVSIAQVARMIEQASDLDQCSTEADAQVPDAHPSRYIPDTSKARRELGLVERTSLESGLSSTINWSRMAAML, encoded by the coding sequence ATGCGCCCGGCGTTTCCACAGGAGGATCTTGATCGCATCGTCGCCGAAACCGGCGACCTGTGGCACGATTTGCGCGGCAGCCGCTGGTTCATCACGGGCGGGACGGGTTTCATCGGATCGTGGCTTCTCGAGTCCATTCACCATGCAAACCTGAGTGTGGGCGCGAATATCGAGGCCGTTGTCCTCAGTCGTTCGGTGCAGAAGGCGGTCGATGCTGCGCCGCACCTCTTCACGTCTGGGGATATCTCGTTCGTAGAGGGTGATGTCACCAGCTTCGATATGAATGTAGGCGCGCTGGACGTATGCATTCACGCTGCGACCGACGTCGCGGACCCCGTTCGAGCGGCTGATTACGCGCGCATTTTCGATGTCGGCGTGACAGGGACTCGGCGCGTTCTGGACACCGCGCAAAAGAACAGCGCGAGCCGCTTCTTGTTGACGTCCAGTGGTGCTGTCTATGGTCCTCAGCCGGCTGATCTCGAGCGTATTCCCGAGTCGTACAACGGAGCGCCTGACCCGCTCGACTATCGTACTGCCTATGGACAGGGAAAGCGAGCGTCCGAGTGGTTAGCGGCGAGTTACAGCGAGCGTTACGCGATGAACGTTTCCATCGCGCGCATTTTTGCGTTAATCGGGCCTGGGTTGCCGCTCGATGGCCCGTTCGCTGCAGGCAATTTTATTCGCGATGCTTGTCGTGGCACCCGCATTCAGGTTCGTGACGGTCGACCGTTTCGAAGCTACCTGTACGCTGCGGACGCATGTATCTGGCTCTTGCGGATCATGCAGGACGGCGCGAATCAAGGCGCATATAACGTCGGGGCCGAGCGCGCTGTTTCGATTGCACAAGTGGCGCGGATGATTGAACAAGCAAGCGACCTCGATCAGTGCTCCACCGAAGCTGACGCCCAGGTGCCGGACGCACATCCGTCGAGATACATTCCAGATACGTCCAAAGCGCGTCGCGAACTCGGGCTTGTCGAGCGCACATCTCTCGAAAGCGGTTTGAGTAGTACAATCAACTGGAGCCGTATGGCGGCCATGCTATGA
- the rfbH gene encoding lipopolysaccharide biosynthesis protein RfbH: MDKDQIRQQIITLVRQYGELASVPAAFEPGSSVVPPSGKVVGAHEMELMVEASLDAWLTTGRFNEEFERRLAKYIGVDFLLTVNSGSSANLVAFSALTSSKLGDRAIKKGDEVIGVAAGFPTTVNPIIQFGAIPVFVDVELGTYNIDATKIEAAISPKTKAIMLAHTLGNPYNLEAITALCKKYNLWLIEDCCDALGSTYNGQRVGTFGDIGTLSFYPAHHITMGEGGAVFTNNPELKMIAESFRDWGRDCYCAPGKDNTCGKRFCWKLGSLPEGYDHKYTYSHLGYNLKITDMQAACGLAQMERLDGFVQARKDNFQFLHQRLQSCSEFLILPHATPNSDPSWFGFPVTLKENAGVRRVDLLGYLDQNKVGTRLLFAGNLTRQPYMIGREYRVSGSLENTDIVMNQTFWIGVYPGLSEAMLEHAASTIETFLGVNF, encoded by the coding sequence ATGGATAAAGATCAGATTCGCCAACAAATCATCACCCTCGTGCGCCAATACGGTGAACTGGCAAGCGTTCCCGCTGCGTTCGAGCCGGGAAGCTCGGTTGTGCCGCCGTCGGGCAAGGTCGTCGGCGCGCACGAAATGGAACTGATGGTCGAGGCGTCGCTGGATGCCTGGCTAACAACAGGTCGATTCAACGAAGAGTTTGAGCGGCGTCTTGCCAAATACATCGGCGTCGATTTCCTTTTGACGGTCAACTCGGGTTCGTCGGCGAACCTCGTCGCGTTCTCGGCGTTGACGTCTTCGAAGCTCGGCGATCGGGCGATCAAGAAGGGCGACGAAGTGATCGGTGTTGCCGCAGGTTTCCCAACCACCGTGAACCCGATCATTCAATTCGGCGCGATACCCGTGTTCGTCGATGTCGAACTCGGCACGTACAACATCGACGCGACCAAGATCGAAGCGGCCATCTCGCCGAAGACGAAAGCGATCATGCTCGCCCATACACTCGGCAACCCGTACAACCTCGAAGCGATCACGGCGCTGTGCAAGAAGTACAACCTGTGGCTGATCGAGGATTGCTGTGATGCGCTTGGATCGACCTACAACGGCCAACGCGTCGGCACGTTCGGCGACATTGGCACGCTGAGCTTCTATCCGGCACATCACATCACGATGGGCGAAGGCGGCGCGGTATTCACGAATAATCCTGAGCTGAAGATGATCGCCGAGTCGTTCCGCGATTGGGGGCGCGACTGCTACTGCGCACCGGGCAAGGATAATACCTGCGGCAAGCGCTTCTGCTGGAAGTTGGGGAGTCTTCCCGAAGGCTACGATCACAAGTACACCTATTCGCACCTTGGCTACAACCTCAAGATCACCGACATGCAAGCGGCGTGTGGTCTCGCGCAGATGGAGCGGCTTGACGGGTTCGTGCAGGCTCGCAAGGACAATTTCCAGTTCCTGCACCAGCGTTTGCAGTCGTGCAGTGAGTTCCTTATTCTGCCGCACGCGACACCCAATTCCGACCCTTCCTGGTTCGGCTTCCCTGTCACGCTGAAGGAAAATGCCGGCGTGCGTCGCGTGGATCTGCTCGGCTATCTCGATCAAAACAAGGTCGGCACGCGCCTGTTGTTTGCCGGCAACCTTACGCGGCAGCCGTACATGATCGGGCGCGAGTACCGCGTCAGCGGATCCCTCGAGAATACCGACATCGTCATGAATCAGACGTTCTGGATCGGCGTTTATCCGGGCTTGAGCGAGGCAATGCTCGAGCACGCCGCATCGACGATCGAAACGTTCCTCGGCGTCAACTTCTAA
- the rfbG gene encoding CDP-glucose 4,6-dehydratase, whose amino-acid sequence MTASFWRGKRVFLTGHTGFKGGWLTLWLQSMGAHVTGYAHAPDPEPNLYTCARIGEDMDSLIGDIRDAAGLHHALKDSAAEIVIHMAAQPLVRQSYVTPVETYETNVMGTVNLLEAIRQSDKVRATVIVTTDKCYENREWEWGYRENEAMGGYDPYSSSKACAELVTSAYRNSFFNPAQFERHRVAIGSARAGNVIGGGDWAADRLIPDIVRAISRGEPVKVRSPHAIRPWQHVLEPLAGYLLLAERLFVDGPRFDGAWNFGPFDSDARPVEFIVDEMVRHWGDGANWTLDTDLHPHEATYLKLDCSKARTRLGWQPRWNLSLALEHIVSWYKAEARAEDMRAYSLSQIDRFVQH is encoded by the coding sequence ATGACTGCGTCTTTCTGGCGCGGCAAACGCGTCTTCCTGACCGGTCATACCGGTTTTAAGGGCGGGTGGCTCACGCTGTGGCTGCAATCGATGGGCGCTCACGTGACGGGCTATGCGCACGCACCGGACCCGGAGCCAAATTTGTACACGTGCGCGCGTATCGGCGAGGATATGGATTCGCTGATCGGCGATATTCGCGATGCTGCTGGTTTGCATCATGCATTGAAGGATAGCGCCGCTGAGATCGTGATTCATATGGCTGCACAGCCGCTTGTTCGTCAATCGTACGTTACACCCGTCGAAACGTACGAAACGAACGTGATGGGCACCGTCAACCTGCTTGAAGCCATTCGGCAGTCCGACAAGGTCCGCGCGACCGTGATTGTGACCACGGATAAGTGCTACGAGAATCGTGAATGGGAGTGGGGGTACCGTGAAAACGAAGCGATGGGGGGATACGACCCATATAGCAGCAGTAAGGCCTGTGCAGAACTGGTCACTTCGGCTTATCGCAACTCGTTCTTCAACCCCGCCCAGTTTGAGCGACATCGCGTGGCTATTGGGAGTGCGCGCGCGGGCAACGTGATCGGCGGCGGGGACTGGGCTGCCGACAGACTCATTCCAGATATTGTTCGCGCCATCAGTCGAGGCGAGCCCGTTAAGGTGCGCAGTCCGCACGCGATTCGGCCTTGGCAGCATGTACTCGAGCCATTGGCGGGATACCTGTTGCTGGCGGAGCGTTTGTTCGTCGACGGGCCGCGATTTGACGGCGCATGGAATTTCGGGCCATTCGATTCCGACGCCCGCCCCGTCGAGTTCATTGTTGATGAGATGGTGCGACATTGGGGCGACGGTGCGAACTGGACGCTCGACACCGATTTGCACCCGCACGAGGCAACCTACCTGAAGCTGGACTGTTCGAAGGCGCGCACCCGTCTGGGCTGGCAGCCCCGCTGGAACCTCAGTCTTGCACTCGAACACATTGTTAGCTGGTACAAGGCGGAAGCGCGCGCGGAAGACATGCGCGCTTATTCTCTCAGTCAGATTGACCGCTTCGTACAGCATTGA
- the rfbF gene encoding glucose-1-phosphate cytidylyltransferase: MKAVILAGGLGTRISEDTINRPKPMIEIGGKPILWHIMKIYSTYGINDFVICCGYKGYVIKEYFANYFLHLSDVTFDMSSNSMEVHQRYAEPWRVTLIDTGENTMTGGRLRRVRNFVKDEETFCFTYGDGVSDINIADLIEHHKRSRTLATLTATYPPGRFGALDIRDHKVHSFREKPKGDGGMINGGFFVLSPKVIDLIEDDSTVWEKGPLEKLASDNQLSAYEHSGFWQPMDTLRDKNLLESLWQSGKAPWKTWS, translated from the coding sequence ATGAAAGCAGTCATTCTTGCCGGCGGGCTTGGCACCCGCATTTCGGAGGACACGATCAATCGACCGAAGCCGATGATCGAGATCGGAGGCAAGCCGATCCTGTGGCACATCATGAAAATTTATTCGACGTACGGTATTAACGATTTCGTGATCTGCTGCGGTTATAAGGGCTACGTCATCAAAGAGTACTTTGCGAACTATTTTCTGCATTTGTCGGATGTGACGTTCGACATGAGTTCCAATTCGATGGAAGTTCACCAGCGCTATGCGGAGCCGTGGCGCGTGACACTTATCGATACCGGCGAAAACACAATGACGGGCGGCCGACTGCGCCGCGTGCGCAATTTCGTCAAGGACGAAGAGACGTTCTGTTTCACTTATGGCGATGGCGTTAGCGATATCAACATCGCGGATCTTATCGAGCATCACAAACGCAGTCGGACACTCGCGACGTTGACGGCCACGTACCCGCCCGGCCGCTTTGGCGCGCTCGACATTCGTGACCACAAGGTGCATTCGTTCCGTGAAAAGCCCAAAGGTGATGGCGGAATGATCAACGGTGGCTTCTTCGTCCTTTCTCCGAAAGTCATCGACCTAATTGAGGATGATTCGACGGTCTGGGAAAAGGGGCCGTTGGAAAAACTGGCGAGCGACAACCAATTGTCGGCCTATGAACACAGCGGTTTCTGGCAGCCGATGGACACGCTACGCGACAAAAATCTGCTCGAGTCGCTCTGGCAGAGCGGCAAGGCACCTTGGAAAACCTGGTCATGA